CGGTGAGCGGCGCGCACGAGTCCCCCACGCGTTCCTACGGCGGGCCCGTCGAACTCGACTACTACGACGACGATGCCTACACCGACCTGGGAGGCCAGGCGCTGCAACGCGATCTGGACCTCTACGACGAGTTCGCGGACTCGGTGAACGGTCGGCGGTGGAACGGCGGTACGGACTTCGCGCTGCTGGTGCTGCGCCTGGCGTTGGGGGGCGTGTTCCTCGCCCACGGCGCACGGAAGCTGTTCGGCGTGCTCGGCGGGCAGGGGCTGGACGGAACCGCCGGGATGCTGGCCGACCTCGGTTTCCGGCACCCCCGGTTGCTGGCGGCGGTCACCGGAGGTGTGGAGTTCGGCGGCGGTCTCCTGCTGGTCCTGGGGCTGTTCACGCCGTTGGCGGCGGCCGGGATTCTCGGTGTGATGCTCAACGCGGTGTTCACGCAGCGCTCGGAGGGCTTCTTCCTCGACTCGGGCGGCGTCGAGTACCCCGCAGTGCTCGGTGCCGTGGCGCTCGCCGTGCTGTTCGCGGGACCGGGGCGCGTCGCCGCGGACAACGGGCGACTCTGGTTCCGACGCCCGGTCGCCAGCGGCCTGACCGGACTGCTGCTGGCCGTGGCGGCCGCGGCCGCGGTGCTGTTCTTGCTCCGGTGACCCGTGGTCGGCCGGCGCCTCCCGTCGACCACGGGGTCGGTTCAGCCGCCGATGCTCCGGACCGCTCCGAACGAGGCCGAGGTGGCCAGGCTCGCGTAGGCTCGCAGCGCGGTGCTCACCCGGCGCTGCCGGTCCACCGGTCGCCAGGGGTGCCCCGAGCTGTCCATCTTGGCCCGACGTTCGGCCAGCGTTCGCTCGTCCACCAGCAGTTCGAGCGCGCGCTCGCGTACGTCGATGCGGATCTCGTCACCGTCCCGCACCAGTCCGATCGCGCCGCCGTTGGCCGCCTCCGGGGAGATGTGCCCGATCGACAGTCCCGAGGTGCCGCCGGAGAACCTGCCGTCGGTGATCAGGGCGCACTCGCGGTCCATCCGCGCCCCCTTGAGGAAGGCCGTGGGGTGCAGCATCTCCTGCATGCCGGGGCCGCCCGCCGGACCCTCGTAGCGGATCACCAGCACCTCACCCGGTTCGATCTCCCTGTTGAGGATCGCCGAGACGGCTTGTTCCTGGCTCTCCAGCACGCGGGCGGGCCCCCGGAAGCTCCACAGCTCCTCGTCGACCCCCGCCGTCTTGACCACGGCGCCGTCCTCGGCCAGGTTGCCGCGCAGCACGGCGAGCCCGCCGTCGGCGGTGTAGGCGTGCGCGATGTCGCGGACGCACCCCTCCGCCGCGTCGGTGTCCAGTGTGGACCATCGGTTGTCGGTGGAGAACGCCTCGGTGGTGCGGACCCCGCCCGGTGCCGCGTGGAAGAGCTCCGTCGCGCGTTCGGAGGGGGATCCGCCGCGCACGTCCCACTCGGACAGCCAGGCGGCCAGGCTCGGGCTGTGCACCGAACCGACCTCCCGGTTGAGCAGTCCGCCCCGGTCGAGCTCACCCAGGATCGCGGTGATGCCGCCGGCCCGGTGCACGTCCTCCATGTGGTAGTTGGAGTTCGGGCTGACCTTGGCCAGGCAGGGCACGCGCCGACTGATCTCCTCGATGTCGGACAGGGTGAAATCGATCTCGCCCTCCCGCGCGGCGGCCAGGGTGTGCAGCACCGTGTTGGTCGAGCCGCCCATCGCCACGTCCAGCGCCAGCGCGTTCTCGAAGGCCTGCTTGTTCGCGATCGAGCGCGGCAGTGCGGACCCGTCGTCGTGCCGGTACCACCGCTCGGCGAGTTCGACCACCGTGCTGCCCGCCCGTTCGAACAGGTCGCGCCGCGCCCGGTGGGTGGCCAGCGTCGAGCCGTTGCCGGGCAACGCCAGGCCGAGGGCCTCGGTCAGGCAGTTCATCGAGTTGGCCGTGAACATGCCGGAGCAGGAGCCGCAGGTCGGACAGGCCGAGCGCTCCACCTCGCCCAGTGCCTCGTCGTCGACCCGCGAGTTCGCCGACGCGGCGATCGTGGTGATCAGGTCGGTCGGCGCGTGGGCGACGCCCTCGACCACGACCGCCTTGCCCGCCTCCATCGGGCCACCTGAGACGAAGACCGTCGGGATGTTCAGCCGCATGGCGGCGTTGAGCATTCCCGGAGTGATCTTGTCGCAGTTGGACAGGCACACCAGCGCGTCCGCCTGGTGCCCGTTGACCATGTACTCCACCGAGTCGGCGATCAGCTCGCGGGAGGGCAACGAGTACAGCATCCCGCCGTGCCCCATGGCGATGCCGTCGTCGATCGCTATGGTGTGGAACTCGCGCGGGACGCCGCCCGCCTCGCGAACCGCTCCGGCGATCACCTCGCCCAGGTCGCGCAGGTGAACATGGC
The nucleotide sequence above comes from Actinopolyspora erythraea. Encoded proteins:
- a CDS encoding DoxX family protein, whose protein sequence is MRIHDDRPGAAGGYPDDRYHRDVRGEQGGWTVPGEETTVSGAHESPTRSYGGPVELDYYDDDAYTDLGGQALQRDLDLYDEFADSVNGRRWNGGTDFALLVLRLALGGVFLAHGARKLFGVLGGQGLDGTAGMLADLGFRHPRLLAAVTGGVEFGGGLLLVLGLFTPLAAAGILGVMLNAVFTQRSEGFFLDSGGVEYPAVLGAVALAVLFAGPGRVAADNGRLWFRRPVASGLTGLLLAVAAAAAVLFLLR
- the ilvD gene encoding dihydroxy-acid dehydratase, producing MPELRSRTTTHGRNAAGARSLWRATGMTDDDFGKPIVAIANSFTQFVPGHVHLRDLGEVIAGAVREAGGVPREFHTIAIDDGIAMGHGGMLYSLPSRELIADSVEYMVNGHQADALVCLSNCDKITPGMLNAAMRLNIPTVFVSGGPMEAGKAVVVEGVAHAPTDLITTIAASANSRVDDEALGEVERSACPTCGSCSGMFTANSMNCLTEALGLALPGNGSTLATHRARRDLFERAGSTVVELAERWYRHDDGSALPRSIANKQAFENALALDVAMGGSTNTVLHTLAAAREGEIDFTLSDIEEISRRVPCLAKVSPNSNYHMEDVHRAGGITAILGELDRGGLLNREVGSVHSPSLAAWLSEWDVRGGSPSERATELFHAAPGGVRTTEAFSTDNRWSTLDTDAAEGCVRDIAHAYTADGGLAVLRGNLAEDGAVVKTAGVDEELWSFRGPARVLESQEQAVSAILNREIEPGEVLVIRYEGPAGGPGMQEMLHPTAFLKGARMDRECALITDGRFSGGTSGLSIGHISPEAANGGAIGLVRDGDEIRIDVRERALELLVDERTLAERRAKMDSSGHPWRPVDRQRRVSTALRAYASLATSASFGAVRSIGG